GCCGCCAGTCGGGTTCGTCGACGGTCGCGGCGGTGGGCAGGAACGTCCCGCTCGCGAGACAGGCGATGCACCCGGTGCGTGCGATGGTCTCGTCGACGTCACCGTGGCTGGCCACTCGCTGGCGAACCACGAGCCCGCTCGCGACCGCCGCGACGGCGTTCGCAGCGCCGAGGCCGACGTAGGCGCCGCGTTCGAGTCCCGTCGGGTCGGTCGCGACGAGCGCCCAACCGGCGAGACCGACGAGCAGCGCCGTACAGACTGTCATCACGACGGCGCCCCAGAACTGGATACGGTCGGCGTTCACGGCGACGACTTCGGACGGGGATCGCATCAACGTGACGACTAACCCACACGAGTGGGGATGGAGAACGGAACGTCGGGCGCGATCCGGTCAGTCCGACGCTTCGGCAGTCGCTAGCGAGCCGATCGCGATCTCGACCTCGATCCCTTCGACCTCCCAGGTCTTGCGGTGGCCGTCCGACACCGCACCGACCTCTTCGGCGCGGACCTCGTCGGCGATCAGGTCGGCGTGGTCGGCCACCAGATCGGCCACGCGCTCGTCGCGGACCTCGTACTCCAGGCGGATCGATTCCTCCATGTCCAGCTCCAGTTCCTTGCGCATCTGGCAACCACTTTTTCCTCGTCGGGTTTCCTCG
This DNA window, taken from Halosimplex litoreum, encodes the following:
- a CDS encoding DUF5915 domain-containing protein → MRKELELDMEESIRLEYEVRDERVADLVADHADLIADEVRAEEVGAVSDGHRKTWEVEGIEVEIAIGSLATAEASD